Proteins encoded together in one Cicer arietinum cultivar CDC Frontier isolate Library 1 chromosome 4, Cicar.CDCFrontier_v2.0, whole genome shotgun sequence window:
- the LOC101511974 gene encoding transcription factor DIVARICATA, with protein MFRDTLAMAAAAATTRWPNQPSQWTRDHDKLFERALLIVPEDLPDRWEKIAEQVPGKSAAEVRDHYEALVHDVLEIDSGRVEVPSYSDDSAASGGGGGLSDWDSSNQISFGSKSRHGDNERKKGTPWTEEEHRLFLIGLSKFGKGDWRSISRNVVVTRTPTQVASHAQKYFLRQNSVKKERKRSSIHDITSVDSNSAPMPIDQNWVPPPGGSIQQSQEMHNYPSNNLQDHMGTFGYSNYGFQM; from the exons ATGTTTCGCGATACACTTGCCATGGCTGCCGCCGCCGCCACGACGCGGTGGCCGAATCAACCTAGTCAGTGGACTCGCGACCATGACAAGCTTTTCGAGAGAGCTCTTTTGATCGTGCCGGAGGATTTACCTGACCGGTGGGAGAAGATCGCCGAACAAGTTCCCGGTAAGTCGGCGGCGGAAGTTAGGGACCACTACGAAGCCTTGGTTCACGATGTTTTGGAGATTGATTCGGGTCGGGTTGAGGTACCGAGTTATTCGGATGACTCGGCGGCgagtggtggtggtggtggattGTCTGATTGGGATTCTTCCAATCAAATCTCTTTTGGTTCGAAATCTAGACATGGTGATAACGAGAGGAAGAAAGGAACACCTTGGACTGAAGAAGAACATAG GCTGTTTCTTATTGGGCTAAGCAAATTTGGCAAAGGAGATTGGAGAAGCATTTCAAGAAATGTTGTTGTGACAAGAACACCTACTCAAGTCGCTAGCCATGCTCAAAAGTACTTTCTTCGCCAGAATTCGgtgaagaaagaaagaaaaagatcaAGTATTCATGACATTACATCAGTTGACAGTAACTCTGCTCCCATGCCTATTGATCAGAACTGGGTTCCTCCTCCTGGTGGTTCAATTCAACAGTCTCAAGAAATGCATAATTATCCATCAAACAATTTGCAAGATCATATGGGTACATTTGGGTATTCAAACTATGGCTTTCAAATGTAA
- the LOC101512302 gene encoding uncharacterized protein gives MAMRSALSRGIVTRSMDSTSRGAFSRFYSGKGKILSEEEQAKENVYIQKWERERLEKLKLQNDKAKAEKDKDTTDKKPDGTQKS, from the exons ATGGCAATGAGATCGGCGCTGAGTCGAGGGATCGTGACTCGTTCGATGGACTCAACATCTCGTGGAGCTTTCAGTCGTTTCTACAGCGGCAAAGGTAAGATTCTTAGCGAAGAGGAACAAGCCAAAGAAAACGTCTACATCCAG AAATGGGAGCGGGAAAGGTTGGAGAAACTGAAGCTACAGAATGATAAGGCTAAGGCTGAGAAGGACAAAGACACTACTGATAAG aaACCTGATGGGACTCAAAAGAGCTGA